A genomic window from Paucibacter sp. KCTC 42545 includes:
- a CDS encoding parallel beta-helix domain-containing protein, translated as MRNPRSPWLVAAFSLGLAACGGGSSTLTPAPAPVTPAAPAPAPPAAVAGTVVTPAQMNSEDLNTIFFRAREGDTITLPAGKYVFNRTLKLSVNNVTVLGAGNGADPASNTILSFKDAAETNGLEARFVKTVTLRKFAVEDAVGDAIMISNSTDVLMDTVRAEWTTDPVKTSRMAYGLYPVACDNVTIINSKAIGTRDAGVYVGQSKNIRVVGNDVYYNVAGIEIENSRNAIVEQNYVHDNTGGILVFALPGTYRFATNDGTIVRNNRIIDNNLPTAANATGFVTAVPPGTGVMVLASQNTEVHDNTITKHKTAAVLAISFQATQFAYDPKVYDPHLRGFYAHNNKITDFGSSPTAEFADPANLGPLVDGLFAYLKSNNLPQRLPAVVWDGIVDVATGTTGSQGQGGKYTGNLQVCSKNNVIDTLTVPGQISYENIDLDLVALMQGLSSSPIFPFPERMNCSISMPAVTGLP; from the coding sequence ATGAGAAACCCTCGCTCGCCTTGGTTGGTGGCCGCGTTTTCCTTGGGACTCGCGGCTTGCGGTGGAGGCAGCTCCACCCTCACCCCTGCACCCGCACCAGTCACGCCGGCAGCTCCGGCGCCGGCGCCACCGGCGGCCGTGGCTGGCACCGTGGTCACCCCGGCTCAGATGAACTCCGAAGATCTCAACACGATCTTCTTCCGCGCTCGCGAAGGCGACACCATCACCTTGCCGGCGGGCAAGTACGTGTTCAACCGAACGCTCAAACTGAGCGTCAACAACGTCACCGTGCTGGGCGCTGGCAATGGCGCCGATCCCGCCAGCAACACCATCTTGTCCTTCAAGGACGCCGCCGAGACCAACGGGCTGGAGGCGCGCTTCGTCAAGACCGTGACCTTGCGCAAATTTGCGGTGGAGGACGCGGTGGGCGACGCCATCATGATTTCCAACTCCACTGACGTGCTGATGGACACGGTGCGCGCCGAGTGGACCACCGACCCGGTCAAGACCTCGCGCATGGCCTACGGCCTCTACCCGGTGGCCTGCGACAACGTGACCATCATCAACAGCAAGGCCATCGGCACCCGGGATGCCGGGGTCTATGTAGGCCAGTCGAAGAATATTCGCGTGGTGGGCAATGACGTTTACTACAACGTCGCCGGCATCGAGATCGAGAACTCACGCAATGCCATCGTCGAGCAGAACTATGTGCACGACAACACCGGCGGCATTCTGGTGTTCGCTCTGCCCGGCACCTACCGCTTCGCCACCAACGACGGCACCATCGTTCGCAACAACAGAATCATTGACAACAACCTGCCCACGGCCGCCAATGCCACCGGCTTCGTCACCGCCGTGCCACCCGGCACCGGCGTGATGGTGCTGGCCTCGCAAAACACCGAGGTGCATGACAACACCATCACCAAGCACAAGACGGCCGCCGTGCTGGCCATCAGCTTCCAGGCCACCCAGTTTGCCTACGACCCCAAGGTCTACGACCCGCATCTGCGCGGCTTCTACGCCCACAACAACAAGATCACCGATTTCGGCAGCTCACCAACGGCGGAGTTTGCTGATCCGGCCAACCTGGGCCCCTTGGTGGACGGCCTGTTCGCCTATCTGAAGAGCAACAACCTGCCCCAGCGCTTGCCCGCCGTGGTCTGGGACGGCATCGTGGACGTGGCCACCGGCACTACCGGCAGCCAGGGTCAGGGCGGCAAGTACACGGGTAATCTGCAGGTGTGCTCGAAGAATAACGTCATCGACACGCTGACCGTGCCGGGCCAGATTTCTTACGAGAACATCGACCTGGATCTGGTGGCGCTGATGCAAGGCTTGTCCAGCTCACCCATCTTCCCCTTCCCCGAACGCATGAACTGCAGCATCAGCATGCCGGCGGTAACCGGTTTGCCCTGA
- a CDS encoding SO2930 family diheme c-type cytochrome, which yields MRVKTMKPKQLAWIAAATLSTGLLISCGGSDNTTSERPTPPVTPTAPSEPSVKIFEQSTAPDKLSDWHFVISDGKKLSLNKNVVPYDLNTPLFSDYSFKLRALYVPPGKQITYKADGSIEFPIGSAMMKTFYYPKATGTDAAYQAVARQTQTVQGDSIDLATNVLVETRVLVLQPNGTWSGLPYLWDADQKEAKLKIGGADVKLELVGAAGANEKFVYGVPNAQSCQQCHATQSAGGQGILPIGPKPRNLNKSYAYSASLTKNQLVYWDELKLLSGFPGIANVPANADWRDTTQTVEARAKAYLDVNCAHCHSSRGAAFQTGLMLDINTVGTTSPSTSQWGVCKKPLAYGGPGAPYMYGIEPGQADASLLLYRISHTTTGDVMPVIGRHVNHTEGNALVKDWINQLTLPSCH from the coding sequence ATGAGAGTCAAGACCATGAAGCCCAAGCAACTCGCCTGGATCGCCGCAGCCACCCTGAGCACGGGCCTGCTCATCAGCTGCGGTGGCAGCGACAACACGACCAGCGAAAGGCCTACGCCTCCCGTCACGCCCACAGCGCCGAGCGAGCCCTCGGTCAAAATCTTCGAGCAAAGCACCGCGCCGGACAAACTCTCGGATTGGCACTTTGTCATCAGCGACGGCAAGAAGCTCAGCTTGAACAAGAACGTCGTGCCCTACGACCTCAACACCCCGCTGTTCTCGGACTATTCCTTCAAGCTGCGCGCGCTCTATGTGCCGCCGGGCAAGCAAATCACTTACAAGGCCGATGGCTCGATCGAATTCCCGATCGGTTCGGCCATGATGAAGACCTTCTACTACCCCAAGGCCACCGGCACCGATGCCGCCTACCAGGCGGTGGCGCGGCAAACTCAAACCGTGCAAGGGGACTCGATTGATCTGGCCACCAACGTTTTGGTTGAGACACGGGTGCTGGTCTTGCAGCCCAACGGCACTTGGTCTGGCCTGCCCTATCTGTGGGATGCGGATCAGAAAGAGGCCAAGCTGAAAATCGGCGGCGCCGATGTCAAGCTCGAACTGGTGGGTGCCGCCGGCGCGAATGAGAAGTTCGTTTACGGTGTGCCCAACGCGCAGAGCTGCCAGCAATGCCACGCCACCCAGTCGGCCGGCGGACAGGGCATCTTGCCCATCGGCCCCAAGCCACGCAATTTGAACAAGTCCTATGCCTACAGTGCCAGCCTCACCAAGAACCAGCTGGTGTACTGGGATGAGTTGAAGCTGCTGTCGGGCTTCCCCGGCATCGCCAACGTGCCGGCCAACGCGGATTGGCGCGACACCACGCAAACCGTGGAAGCCCGCGCCAAGGCCTATCTGGACGTCAACTGCGCCCATTGCCACAGCTCACGCGGCGCCGCCTTCCAGACCGGCCTGATGCTGGACATCAACACGGTGGGCACCACCAGCCCCTCCACCTCGCAGTGGGGCGTGTGCAAGAAGCCCCTGGCCTATGGCGGCCCTGGCGCGCCGTATATGTATGGCATTGAGCCCGGCCAGGCGGATGCATCCCTGCTGCTCTATCGCATCAGCCACACCACGACCGGTGATGTGATGCCGGTGATCGGCCGCCACGTCAATCACACCGAAGGCAACGCCTTGGTGAAAGACTGGATCAATCAGCTGACTCTGCCGTCCTGCCACTGA
- a CDS encoding OmpP1/FadL family transporter — MARPIQAHALPRQHVLAALIASGLAFFMPLDQAQAAGYRFGTQSASGEGTANANGAEGEDASALFANPAAITRLSGLRFSGVIDYVKADIKFVDQGSFVSLPGSGFQPVPISRAGDTQAITSTAVVPHLYASYQYSDTLSFGAGMFVPFGAKLEYAPSWGGRYNLNAVDLKSIAFNPNVAWKPSKAVSLAFGITAQRMEGDLTRAVPYGSVYASGLLAAAQQAAVGGAPGLALQLRQQAAQVFGDASFDGSIRVKGDSWAFGPNLALMWELSEQTRLGLAWRGSIAHTLKGNADWTQPSTLPPTVLAAITGKPGDGHSKLDHNDSGASLSVKTPDSLSMHAFHQIDSRFAVMADATWYRYSLLQTLRIDFDSTAAPSVTAEHWKDSWRLSAGANWRVSPALMLRAGVSYDKSPVDAVYRSPALPDSDRTWYALGANIAINKQASVDLSFGYVKLKDAPMSATDDGAGIQPCSCAYSTVRGNYESTAKTFGVQLNYQF; from the coding sequence ATGGCCAGACCCATTCAGGCTCACGCCCTCCCCCGCCAACATGTTTTGGCCGCCTTGATTGCCAGCGGCCTGGCGTTTTTCATGCCTCTGGACCAAGCCCAGGCAGCCGGCTACCGCTTCGGCACGCAAAGTGCCTCAGGCGAAGGCACGGCCAACGCCAATGGCGCTGAGGGCGAGGACGCCAGCGCGCTGTTTGCCAACCCCGCAGCCATCACGCGCCTGTCAGGCCTGCGCTTCTCGGGCGTGATCGACTATGTCAAAGCAGACATCAAGTTTGTCGATCAAGGCTCCTTTGTTTCCCTGCCGGGTTCGGGCTTTCAGCCCGTGCCGATCTCGCGCGCCGGCGACACCCAAGCCATCACCAGCACGGCGGTGGTGCCTCATCTATACGCCAGCTACCAATACTCCGACACCTTGAGCTTCGGCGCCGGCATGTTTGTGCCTTTTGGCGCCAAGCTGGAATACGCGCCGTCCTGGGGCGGCCGCTACAACCTCAATGCGGTCGACCTGAAGTCCATCGCCTTCAACCCCAATGTGGCGTGGAAGCCCAGCAAGGCCGTGTCTCTGGCCTTCGGCATCACGGCCCAGCGCATGGAGGGTGATCTGACCCGCGCCGTGCCCTATGGCTCCGTCTATGCCAGCGGTTTGCTGGCCGCGGCACAGCAGGCCGCAGTGGGCGGCGCACCGGGCCTGGCCTTGCAGCTGCGCCAACAGGCCGCACAGGTCTTCGGCGACGCCTCCTTCGACGGCTCCATCCGCGTGAAGGGCGATAGCTGGGCTTTTGGCCCCAACCTCGCCTTGATGTGGGAACTGAGCGAGCAAACCCGGCTGGGCCTGGCCTGGCGCGGCAGCATTGCGCATACGCTCAAGGGCAATGCCGACTGGACGCAGCCCAGCACCCTGCCGCCCACCGTGCTGGCTGCCATCACCGGCAAACCGGGCGATGGCCACAGCAAGCTTGATCACAATGATTCGGGCGCTTCGCTGTCGGTCAAAACACCCGACTCGCTGTCCATGCACGCTTTCCACCAGATCGACAGCCGCTTCGCCGTGATGGCGGATGCCACCTGGTACCGCTATTCGCTGCTGCAAACTCTGCGCATTGACTTTGACAGCACGGCAGCACCGTCGGTGACCGCTGAGCATTGGAAGGACTCCTGGCGCCTGTCGGCTGGTGCCAACTGGCGCGTCAGCCCGGCGCTGATGCTGCGCGCGGGCGTGTCTTACGACAAGTCCCCGGTGGACGCGGTGTATCGCAGCCCCGCGCTGCCTGACTCCGACCGCACCTGGTATGCCCTGGGCGCCAATATCGCGATCAACAAGCAAGCCAGCGTGGACCTGTCCTTCGGCTATGTGAAGCTCAAGGATGCACCGATGAGCGCCACCGACGACGGCGCCGGCATTCAGCCCTGCAGCTGCGCTTACTCCACCGTGCGCGGCAATTACGAAAGCACCGCCAAGACCTTCGGCGTGCAGCTGAACTATCAATTCTGA
- a CDS encoding alkaline phosphatase D family protein gives MDRRSFLRKSVAQAGALITASSVLTGLSGCGGGSDGEAIVPLPPTFPGTDQPVPATPAATGAYKFPQSVASGDPKSDGALLWARVVPAAADDILSAGTPANFSVRLRISSADNAAALGSDTALSGSLTSDVEVPVYALYDNTLRHRIRGLQSGTTYYYQFTAGDSRSKVGRFKTAPAADADISNLKFAYMACQDWSVNHWAGLSSLVKEDIDFVVHLGDYIYEAVGADYQAGGVEAAHSALILPNGVSLPSGGKYASSLADYRYLYKRYRSDPRLQALHERFAFVAIWDDHEFSDDCWQDRSTYDNGSFNAGTGAADNTVQTSRRLSASQAWFEFMPADISFTLDAGYGISNIRIYRDLKFGKLMHLVMTDQRLYRADHLIPEAAPSPLDGKPLGQIGARYMVPEATLAGIEAQKIDAAKKLGLPDEMTLVSVLGTAQRQWWMETMKSSTALWKIWGNETSLLKMIVDGAKLPTAPAALKTRFVLNADQWDGYNGERKQLMAHLATNKISNVVAVTGDIHAFFAGTVMDDFNAASPKPVMVDLVTAGISSNSLFSYFVGAASSPAFAAVKPLVVVNEVACEDIAIQMLSAAIAMASGVTDLSNTAAIQAAVMGAIGAGLIPLAAVQPTPGLSTAPINTFDETLNGHMGDTIAATNARLSGASKSTACSTLYLLIADSLSKALGIPIGFVPAAEVVKRMNPFANATTGEPPSANNPWLSYADSNAQGYAVVNLSKTELVCDFKKMAPLSAGAAPTTPVASVKRVRVPVGKVQVVLD, from the coding sequence ATGGACAGACGCAGTTTTCTTCGCAAATCGGTCGCGCAAGCTGGCGCCCTCATCACCGCCTCGTCAGTACTCACAGGCTTGAGCGGCTGCGGCGGCGGCTCAGACGGCGAGGCCATCGTGCCCCTGCCGCCCACCTTCCCTGGCACCGACCAGCCCGTGCCCGCCACCCCGGCTGCTACCGGCGCCTACAAGTTCCCGCAAAGCGTGGCCTCGGGCGACCCCAAAAGCGACGGCGCCCTGCTGTGGGCTCGCGTGGTGCCGGCCGCGGCTGATGACATCCTGAGCGCCGGCACGCCCGCCAACTTCAGCGTGCGCCTGCGCATCAGCAGCGCCGACAACGCGGCCGCCCTGGGCAGCGACACGGCGCTGAGCGGCAGCCTCACCAGCGATGTCGAAGTACCGGTTTACGCCCTCTACGACAACACCTTGCGCCACCGTATCCGCGGCCTGCAATCGGGCACCACCTACTACTACCAGTTCACCGCCGGTGACTCGCGTTCCAAGGTCGGCCGCTTCAAGACCGCGCCCGCGGCCGACGCCGACATCAGCAACCTGAAGTTCGCCTATATGGCCTGCCAGGACTGGAGCGTCAACCACTGGGCCGGCTTGAGCAGCCTGGTAAAGGAAGACATCGACTTCGTCGTCCACCTGGGCGACTACATCTACGAGGCCGTTGGCGCCGACTACCAAGCCGGTGGCGTGGAAGCCGCCCACAGCGCCCTGATCTTGCCCAATGGCGTGAGCCTGCCCAGCGGCGGCAAATATGCCAGCAGCCTGGCCGACTACCGCTATCTGTACAAGCGCTATCGCAGCGACCCGCGCCTGCAAGCCTTGCACGAGCGCTTCGCCTTCGTCGCCATCTGGGACGATCACGAGTTCTCTGACGACTGCTGGCAAGACCGCTCCACCTACGACAACGGCAGCTTCAATGCCGGCACGGGCGCGGCGGACAACACCGTTCAGACCTCGCGCCGCCTCTCCGCCAGCCAGGCCTGGTTCGAGTTCATGCCGGCCGACATCAGCTTCACGCTGGATGCCGGCTACGGCATCAGCAATATCCGCATCTACCGTGACCTGAAGTTCGGCAAGCTGATGCATCTGGTGATGACGGACCAGCGCCTCTACCGCGCCGACCACCTGATTCCCGAAGCAGCGCCCAGCCCCCTGGACGGCAAACCGCTGGGCCAGATTGGCGCCCGCTATATGGTGCCCGAGGCCACCCTGGCCGGCATCGAAGCGCAGAAGATCGACGCCGCCAAGAAGCTTGGCCTGCCCGACGAGATGACCTTGGTCAGCGTGCTGGGCACCGCACAGCGCCAGTGGTGGATGGAGACGATGAAGAGCTCCACCGCCTTGTGGAAGATCTGGGGCAATGAGACCTCGCTACTGAAGATGATTGTGGATGGTGCCAAGCTGCCCACCGCACCGGCCGCACTGAAGACCCGCTTTGTGCTGAATGCCGACCAATGGGACGGCTATAACGGCGAGCGCAAGCAGCTGATGGCCCACCTGGCTACGAACAAGATCAGCAATGTGGTGGCCGTCACGGGCGACATTCACGCCTTCTTTGCCGGCACCGTGATGGACGACTTCAATGCCGCCAGCCCCAAGCCGGTGATGGTGGACCTGGTGACGGCGGGCATCTCCAGCAACTCGCTCTTCAGCTACTTTGTGGGCGCAGCCAGCTCACCGGCTTTTGCGGCCGTGAAGCCCCTGGTGGTGGTCAATGAAGTGGCTTGCGAGGACATCGCCATCCAGATGCTCTCGGCCGCCATTGCCATGGCCTCGGGCGTGACTGACCTGAGCAATACCGCCGCCATCCAGGCGGCGGTGATGGGCGCCATCGGCGCTGGTTTGATTCCGCTGGCAGCCGTGCAGCCCACACCGGGTCTCAGCACAGCACCCATCAACACCTTCGACGAAACCTTGAATGGCCATATGGGTGACACCATTGCCGCCACCAATGCGCGTCTGTCGGGTGCGAGCAAGTCGACGGCTTGCTCGACGCTGTATCTCTTGATCGCCGACAGTTTGTCCAAGGCCCTGGGCATCCCGATCGGCTTTGTGCCTGCCGCCGAGGTGGTCAAGCGGATGAACCCCTTTGCCAACGCCACCACCGGCGAGCCACCCAGCGCCAACAACCCTTGGCTGAGCTATGCCGATTCCAATGCGCAAGGCTATGCCGTGGTGAACCTGAGCAAGACCGAATTGGTGTGCGACTTCAAGAAGATGGCGCCCTTGAGCGCTGGTGCTGCACCCACAACACCTGTCGCCTCGGTCAAACGGGTGCGCGTGCCGGTGGGCAAGGTGCAGGTGGTGCTGGATTGA
- a CDS encoding DUF2804 domain-containing protein: MRAVRDLPAPPASVVADGAPASGRYAGRIAHIDWRELSGSFRRSAVWRRFHHKRWQYLGLGNEAVFIGLAIVDVGWTCTAFAYVFDRKNKRLLADWSQDGLPGLQCQLSDAPVTGAWAWFRGLGAHLSFEHQAPDCMQVKVKTSGLNLELEIDLSAAAPWLLAMGAIGTGGVAHATQKSSALPVRGQVQVQGQTFALDDAWASIDSSNGLLARNTDWRWACAHRPDVGFNLQNGYFGGNENALWLNGELIPLGAARFEFDAQQPLKPWRVSTDDGLLDLSFSPEGARQQNRNLLIAASQYIQPIGTFSGWVKPATDAAPYAVSDLLGVTEDHRSTW; the protein is encoded by the coding sequence ATGAGGGCTGTTCGCGACCTGCCCGCACCACCCGCCAGCGTGGTGGCCGATGGCGCCCCTGCCAGCGGCCGCTATGCTGGGCGAATCGCCCACATCGACTGGCGAGAGCTGAGCGGCTCTTTCAGGCGCTCAGCAGTTTGGCGCCGGTTTCATCACAAGCGTTGGCAATACCTGGGCCTTGGAAATGAAGCGGTGTTCATTGGCCTGGCCATCGTCGATGTGGGCTGGACCTGCACCGCGTTTGCCTATGTCTTTGACCGTAAAAACAAGCGCTTACTAGCCGACTGGAGTCAGGACGGCTTGCCCGGCCTGCAATGCCAGTTGTCCGATGCGCCGGTCACGGGTGCCTGGGCTTGGTTCCGGGGGCTTGGTGCGCATCTGAGTTTTGAGCATCAAGCCCCGGATTGCATGCAGGTGAAGGTCAAAACCTCTGGCTTGAACCTGGAGCTAGAAATAGACCTGTCTGCTGCGGCCCCGTGGCTGCTGGCCATGGGCGCCATTGGCACGGGTGGAGTGGCGCATGCGACCCAGAAAAGCTCAGCCCTGCCGGTGCGCGGCCAGGTGCAAGTCCAGGGCCAAACCTTCGCCCTGGACGACGCCTGGGCCAGCATTGACAGCTCCAACGGCCTCTTGGCCCGCAACACCGACTGGCGCTGGGCCTGCGCGCACCGGCCAGACGTGGGCTTCAATCTGCAAAACGGCTACTTTGGCGGCAATGAGAATGCCTTGTGGCTGAACGGGGAACTCATTCCCCTCGGCGCAGCGCGTTTTGAGTTTGATGCCCAACAGCCGCTCAAGCCCTGGCGCGTCAGCACCGACGACGGGCTGCTAGACCTGAGCTTCAGCCCGGAGGGCGCGCGCCAGCAGAATCGCAATCTGCTCATCGCCGCCAGCCAGTACATCCAGCCCATCGGCACTTTCAGCGGCTGGGTCAAACCTGCGACTGACGCAGCGCCCTACGCGGTCAGCGATCTGCTCGGCGTGACCGAGGACCATCGCTCGACTTGGTAG
- a CDS encoding ABC transporter ATP-binding protein — protein MNSPDKSTRLPNAAFLIAENLRLDVGGGALLADLSFSLHPGLSLVRGGDGRGKTSLLRLMAGVLVPSSGQVRRGEGISLYYQCPESSEHDAIPAHAWLAALRPNYPAWRASEAPALIEALGLAEHMAKPMYMLSSGSRRKLGLLAAALCGAQLLLLDMPYAALDGRSCRWVHDLLGEAAAGQTQAWVLADYELPAALAGQKLAALIDLGD, from the coding sequence ATGAATTCGCCAGATAAATCCACCCGCTTGCCCAATGCCGCCTTCTTGATCGCGGAGAACCTGCGCCTAGATGTGGGCGGCGGAGCCTTGCTGGCTGACTTGAGTTTTTCGCTGCACCCTGGCTTGAGTCTGGTACGCGGTGGCGATGGTCGCGGCAAGACCAGCTTGCTGCGTTTGATGGCCGGCGTTTTGGTGCCCAGCAGTGGGCAAGTTCGTCGTGGCGAGGGTATCTCCCTGTACTACCAATGCCCGGAGTCCTCGGAGCACGACGCCATACCAGCACACGCGTGGTTGGCGGCTCTGCGGCCCAACTATCCAGCCTGGCGCGCGTCCGAGGCGCCTGCTTTGATCGAGGCCCTGGGTTTGGCGGAACACATGGCCAAGCCGATGTACATGCTGTCCAGCGGCAGCCGCCGCAAACTCGGCTTGTTGGCCGCGGCGCTCTGTGGGGCTCAACTGCTTCTGCTAGACATGCCTTATGCGGCGCTGGATGGCCGCTCTTGCCGCTGGGTTCATGATTTGCTGGGCGAAGCTGCAGCCGGCCAGACGCAGGCTTGGGTGCTGGCAGATTACGAGTTGCCTGCGGCCTTGGCTGGCCAGAAACTGGCGGCGCTGATTGACTTAGGCGATTGA
- a CDS encoding ParD-like family protein, translating to MGIVKISDQMHESLRVASNALSRSINAQAEHWMRIGMVAELHPELDHREISQLLIRAEQAGGFDLATVAACCAGELRQPTVTPTHKPNKSDKNSKAGLQ from the coding sequence ATGGGAATCGTCAAAATTTCAGACCAGATGCATGAGAGTCTGCGCGTCGCCAGCAATGCGCTCTCGCGTTCCATCAATGCGCAAGCCGAGCATTGGATGCGCATCGGCATGGTGGCCGAGTTGCATCCCGAACTTGATCACCGCGAGATCAGCCAGCTATTGATTCGCGCCGAGCAGGCGGGCGGCTTCGATCTCGCCACCGTAGCGGCTTGTTGCGCCGGTGAGTTGCGGCAGCCCACAGTTACGCCCACGCACAAGCCCAATAAATCCGACAAGAACAGCAAAGCAGGTCTGCAATGA
- the map gene encoding type I methionyl aminopeptidase codes for MKSIKIRSANEVAKSREAGKLAAQVLAMIAPHVQPGASTEDLDRICHDYIVNDLKVTPANVGYHGFTKTLCTSVNEVVCHGIPSAKKILKSGDIINIDVAVIKDGWFGDTSRMYFVGDAISPLARRLVDTTYEALCAAIRTVRPGARLGDVGHAIQTVAHREGFSIVREYGGHGIGDIYHDEPHVFHFGQAGQGLVLKEGMIFTIEPMINAGKRGIRELADGWTVVTQDRSLSAQWEHMVAVTADGFEVLTPWPDGYGDYPAIS; via the coding sequence ATGAAAAGCATCAAAATTCGCAGCGCCAACGAGGTAGCCAAATCCCGCGAGGCCGGCAAATTGGCAGCCCAAGTGCTGGCCATGATCGCGCCCCATGTCCAGCCCGGTGCCAGCACCGAAGACCTGGACCGCATCTGCCACGACTACATCGTCAATGACTTGAAGGTCACGCCCGCCAATGTGGGCTACCACGGCTTCACCAAGACCCTGTGCACCTCCGTCAACGAGGTGGTGTGCCACGGCATCCCCTCCGCCAAAAAGATCCTCAAGTCGGGCGACATCATCAATATCGATGTGGCCGTCATCAAAGACGGCTGGTTCGGCGACACCAGTCGGATGTACTTCGTGGGGGACGCAATCAGCCCCTTGGCGCGCCGCTTGGTCGACACTACCTACGAAGCCCTCTGCGCCGCGATCCGAACCGTTCGCCCCGGCGCACGGCTGGGCGATGTGGGCCACGCCATTCAGACGGTGGCGCACCGCGAAGGCTTCAGCATCGTGCGCGAGTATGGCGGCCACGGTATCGGCGACATCTACCACGACGAACCGCATGTCTTCCACTTCGGCCAGGCCGGCCAGGGCCTGGTGCTCAAGGAAGGCATGATCTTCACCATCGAGCCCATGATCAATGCCGGCAAGCGCGGCATCCGTGAATTGGCCGACGGCTGGACCGTGGTCACGCAAGACCGCTCCTTGTCGGCCCAGTGGGAGCATATGGTCGCGGTGACCGCCGACGGCTTCGAGGTGCTAACACCTTGGCCCGACGGCTACGGCGACTACCCCGCCATCAGCTGA
- a CDS encoding pyridoxal-dependent decarboxylase, exosortase A system-associated: protein MTQFGRAEGDLLVGQQPLRRLAARVGQTPFYAYDRDLLRARVALLRQTLPPEIKLHYAMKANPMPALVGLMAGLVDGIDVASAGELKVALDVGADPAEISFAGPGKRDIELNQAVAAGVLVNVESARELPVLAAASARLGLPARVAVRVNPDFELKGSGMKMGGGPKQFGVDAEDVPALLQEIGRLGLAFEGFHLFAGSQNLRAESICEAQQKSYELALRLAAHAPSPVKFLNLGGGFGIPYFPGEAALDLGPIAANLAELVQRAAQDLPSASLVIELGRYFVGEAGVYVTRVVDRKVSRGQVFLVTDGGLNHHLSASGNFGQVIRKNYPVTIVADRAVAADAETNVLELASVVGPLCTPLDLLADRMQLPQAEIGDLVVVFQSGAYGASASPAGFLSQPMFVEVLV from the coding sequence ATGACGCAGTTCGGCCGCGCTGAGGGTGATTTGCTGGTGGGCCAGCAGCCGTTGCGCCGACTGGCCGCGCGGGTGGGGCAAACGCCGTTCTACGCCTACGACCGCGACTTGCTGCGCGCCCGCGTGGCGTTGCTGCGGCAAACCTTGCCGCCCGAAATCAAGCTGCACTACGCGATGAAGGCCAACCCCATGCCCGCCTTGGTGGGCCTGATGGCAGGCTTGGTGGACGGCATTGACGTGGCTTCGGCCGGTGAGTTGAAAGTGGCGCTGGATGTCGGTGCCGACCCGGCCGAGATCAGCTTTGCCGGGCCTGGCAAGCGGGATATCGAGTTGAATCAGGCGGTGGCGGCCGGCGTGCTGGTGAATGTGGAGTCAGCCCGCGAGTTGCCCGTGCTTGCGGCGGCCTCGGCGCGATTGGGCTTGCCCGCGCGTGTAGCGGTGCGCGTCAACCCGGACTTCGAGTTGAAGGGCTCGGGCATGAAGATGGGCGGTGGCCCCAAGCAGTTCGGTGTGGATGCCGAAGACGTGCCCGCGCTGCTGCAGGAGATCGGCCGCCTGGGCCTGGCCTTCGAAGGCTTCCACTTGTTTGCCGGCTCGCAAAACCTGCGTGCCGAGTCGATTTGTGAGGCGCAGCAGAAGTCGTATGAGCTGGCACTGCGCTTGGCGGCTCATGCACCCAGCCCGGTCAAGTTCCTGAATCTGGGGGGCGGTTTCGGCATTCCCTATTTCCCGGGCGAAGCGGCGCTGGATCTGGGGCCGATTGCAGCCAATCTGGCTGAGCTGGTGCAGCGTGCGGCTCAAGATCTGCCCAGCGCTTCGCTTGTGATCGAGTTGGGCCGTTATTTCGTGGGCGAGGCCGGGGTGTACGTGACCCGGGTGGTGGACCGCAAGGTGTCGCGCGGTCAGGTGTTCCTCGTCACTGATGGAGGCTTGAACCACCATCTTTCCGCATCCGGCAATTTCGGCCAGGTCATCCGCAAAAACTATCCGGTCACCATCGTGGCGGACCGTGCGGTGGCTGCGGATGCTGAAACGAACGTACTTGAACTAGCTTCGGTGGTGGGGCCTCTGTGCACGCCGCTGGACTTGCTAGCTGACCGGATGCAATTGCCGCAGGCTGAGATCGGCGATCTGGTCGTGGTGTTTCAATCCGGCGCCTACGGGGCCAGCGCCAGCCCGGCTGGGTTCTTGAGCCAGCCGATGTTTGTCGAAGTGTTGGTCTAA